In Oryctolagus cuniculus chromosome 18, mOryCun1.1, whole genome shotgun sequence, the DNA window accccgctGCAGGCGCCGCGCCCCCGCTCCAGTCCCGGATCATAGGCGGCTGGGTATGCGGGAAGaactcccagccctggcaggcggCTCTGTACCACTACAGCAACTTCCAGTGTGGGGGCGTCCTGGTGCACCCCCAGTGGGTGCTCACAGCCGCCCACTGCTTCAGCGAGTGAGTAGGGGGTCAGGCCCTCCCCCTGGGGTGACCTGGGGCCACCCTCTCCCCGCTGCCTGGGGCTCCCGTCTCTCCCCAtcactgcctctctgtttctgtctgcttTCCTGTGTCCCTCGGTCTGTGCAGGGTGGGGGGTCTCGCCCTGGGACTGTGtctccctgtcccctctctgcctctgtgtctccgtATGTCCCCCGTCTCTGTCCATGTCTGGGTGTCTCTGCACCCATCTCTgtccttgtctgtctctcctgcATCTGTGTcacgcccctcccccgccacacTAAGCACACCCGGGGTGAGCCCCAGGATGGCCCCAAGGCAAGGGAcctgagtcccacctgctctgtaGGTGGGGTGGGCGCACAggaagggctgggctgcagctgagcAGCTGGGGGGGAGCAATGGAGGGGAGGACTGGTGAGACGAGGAGGACTGGGGGGGGACTGGGAGGGGGCTTTGGGAGGAGGCGTGGGTCCTCTCCCACCTGGCACCCAGCCTCGCGCCTCCAGCCCACAGCCTGCCCCAGAGCAGGGTGCGGCGCTGTCCCCCGCTTCTCACAGCCCCTCCATGCCGCCAAGCCCGGCACAGTGCTGACCttgggctgcaggccagcacccctGCTGGgaacctgcagcccagccccagctgctcctcggcGGCTCTCAGACCCCGCCccctcgctgtctctccctctccccctccttcctctcctcactttcccagcccctggccctccgcgggatctctctctctctgcttctcaccaCTCTCCCCTCCTGCCTGTGTCTCTTCTCCCGTTTCGGGTCCCTCCCCCAGACTCCCCTGCAACCCCTCCGCCCTgctctcccctcacctcctccgTCCCTGTCTTTGCCCAGCAACTACCAGCTCTGGCTGGGTCGCCACAACCTGTTTGAGGACGAGGCGGAAGCCCAGTTCATCCAAGTCTCCGGCAGCTTCCCGCACCCCCGCTTCAACCTGAGCCTCCTGGAGAACCAAACCCGTGGTCCGGGCGAGGACTACAGCCACGACCTCATGCTGCTGAAGCTGGCGCATCCCGTGCAGCTCACCGACGCCGTGAGGGTGCTGGAGCTGCCCACGCAGGAACCCCAAGTGGGGACGTCCTGCCTCGCCTCGGGCTGGGGCAGCATCACACCGATAAAGTGTACGCCTGGGCCAGGCTCCCTGggctgcgggggaggggctgagggtcCAGGCTGTGCAGGGCCGCGGCCCTcattctccccccgccccgcccccagtcaCTTACCCAGATGAGCTCCAGTGTGTGGACCTCAACATCCTGGCTAACAGCGAGTGTGACAAAGCCCACGCCCAGATGGTGACAAAGTGCATGCTCTGTGCTGGCCACTTGGAAGGCGGCAGAGACACCTGCGTGGTGAGCCAAgcccctctccccccaacccGGGGTCTTGCAGCGTAGGGGGAGGGGACTCAGATTCTGAGCTGGGGTCCTGCCTTCAGAGCGGGAGCTGCACACGGGACACCCCTGCCTGCCTCGGGGAGCCGCCCCCTCTGGGTCCCCATGTGTGCCTGCCTCcccactctctgtctcccccgcATCCCCAGGGCGACTCAGGGGGCCCGCTGGTCTGCAACAATGAGCTGCAGGGCATCACGTCCTGGGGCCACGTCCCATGCGGCAGCCCCAATAAGCCTGCCGTGTTCACCAAAGTGCTGTCCTACGTGGAGTGGATCCGGAACACCATAGCCAACAACCCCTGAGTgtccgccccgccccctgccccctgccccccgcccccagtaaAGACGCAATGTGCATCCGAGGCAGGACCGGCTCCCGGATTTTTGGCCGCCCAGACGCCAGGCACCCGCACTTTCGGGATCCGCTCCACGCCCCGGAAGGGGTCGCACAGCCAGGGATGCCCGGGGTCTCCGCTcacgctgcgcccgaccctgccctgggagggaagtggCGGGCAACCACAGGGCGTGACGCCGAGAGGTTGGACAGCACCCACAGTTTATTGAGTCGGGGGAGGCCGGGGTGTTGTTGCAAGCCACGCCTTCCAGGGGAGGGGCCTGTCCTCCCCTAAATGCTGGGCGGGCAGCGTCCTCCCGGGGACAAGCGCAGGGCTCCTGGAGAAGACTTTCGAGGTGGGCGGCCCCCGCTAGGGATGGGGAGCggctctggggtggggcctgCGAGGGCCagcacctgggggcggggccccacGGAGTAGCCGCCCGGCGCGGGGCTCAGCTTCGGGAGGGACGGGGAGGAGGTGTCGGACTCTAGGGACCCAGTGGGCGCAGACAAAGCCGGGCAGGGCGGGTCCTGGCGGCCCACCTGTCCCCGAAGGAGCAGTTGTGAGGGGGTGGAGCCTCACGGGGAGGTCGCATCTTGGGGGCGTGGCCCGGCGTCTGGTCAGCGTCCTGAGAAAGCTGGAGGGCCCGCCCTAGACGGCGCAGGAGGTGGGCGGGTCCGGGGAAGGCTCGGGGCCCCTGGCCGGCCTCCGGCGTTTGGAATCAAACCTGAGGACGCACTGCTGCAAGGCCCAGCGGCGGTAGCTCCCCTGCCGATGCCTAATGGAGGTGCCCTTGCTCCACATGCCCACTTGGTTCAAGTAGGACAGGGCTCCTGGGGGGGAGCCAGGTGGGCCTTCGGCTCCGAGCCCTGCCTGGCCCCGCGAGGTCCGCcaccgcccggccccgccccctgccctggcgGGACCCCGCCCCTTCCCCCCCTCCTGGAGGCCTCGCCCTCACCGGCCCACAGCATCAAGACGCTGGCGCACCAGCTCAGGTAGAAGGTCACCAGGTAGGATACCTGTGGCCTGGGGTGCAGCGACTGGCAGTTGACCACAAAGAGCGTCAGGCTAAGCACAATCAGGAGTCCTGCactggggtggggccagagaCGGACAAGAGGCTGGACAGTGAGACACGGAGACGCCCCTGGCCACCCACACGCCCACAGCGGACACACAGAAGGGCAcgtggggagaggaaaggagagaaagacccccacacccccacacacacctggagCGGGAGAGGGTgcacctgacacacacacacacacacacacagcccgagGCAGGGACCTGGCGGACCTGGGAGCCggggggagaggctggggcgGGCGAGGCACCCCCCCACCGCGCGCCGCCATTACCGATGCTGATGCTCAGTGAGCTGAAGACCAGGTCCACCTTGCTCAGGCGGCGGAAGGCTGGCCAGAAGGAGATGCCCATGGCCGGGAGCAGGACGAGGCACGTGGCCAGGGCCAGCATCATGAAGCCCTTGCTCATGTGGATGagaactgggggaggggagcaaagCGGTGCCAGTCGTCCCCAGGCACCCCTCAGGGTCCCCCTCCAGAGTCGGCCCCGCCCCGGAACCCACAGCAGACACCCTCACCGCCACGGACCACTCACGCGGCCAGTCACTCCTGTCTCACAGACACGGCCTTCAGAGAACCCTTGCCCCAGGGGCACCCGAGGGCCCCAGCCCGCCCCGCTCCCTCATCCCAGGGCACCTAGAGGGCCCCGACCCAGGcccactccctcaccccaggGGCACCCAGAGGACCCCCGAccccactccctcaccccaggGCACCCAGAGGACCCCAGCCCGGccccactccctcaccccaggGCACCCAGAGGGCCCCCGGccccactccctcaccccaggGCACCCAgaggaccccagcccagccccactccctcATCCCAGGGCACCCAGAGGGCCCCCGGccccactccctcaccccaggGCACCCAgaggaccccagcccagccccactccctcATCCCAGGGCACCCAGAGGGCCCCCGGccccactccctcaccccaggGCACCCAGAGGACCCCAGCCCGGCCCCACTCCCTCATCCCAGGGGAACCCTGAGgaccccggcccggccccactccctcaccccaggGCACCCAgaggaccccagcccagccccactccctcaccccaggGCACCCAGAGGGCCCCCGACCCCACTCCCTCATCCCAGGGGCACCCAGAGGGCCCCCGACCCCATTCCCTCACCCCAGGGCACCCAGAGGACCCCCAGGCCCACTCCCTCACCGCAGGGCACCCAGAGgacccccggcccagccccgctcCTGCTCACCGGTGACTTGGCCCTGGATGGCACACTTGTGTCTCCTGCAGTCCGTCCAGAAGCCCACGTAGCCCGTGTAGGAGCCCTGCAGGTAGGCCATGCGCCCGTCCACCACGCTCAGCATCATCAGGGTTGCCAGGATGCTGAAGACAAGAGACCAGCCCCGCAGGATGAACTTGCGGTCCTCCTCCCAGGTAGAGACAAGGTCCGCTGGGGAAGAACAGACGTCTGGGGGCCTGGGTCTCTCCACCCCTCACTGCACCCTCGTCTCCTTCCCCACCCaaaccacagccacagccccctgCACACCTGTGCTCCTGTCCCATCCCCAGCTGTAACTCCACCCCCAGCACCACCCTCGACCCAGCCATCCTGTCTCCACCTGCAGCTGTGACCGCATTCCCACCACTCACCTTAATGCTAGAcgcaagcccccacccccaccccatgaccCTTTCCTAACCCAAGCCTGCTTGCCTGGCCTATTACAATCCCATCCTCTGGTCTCCATCCTCCAAACCCCAGTTCCATCCTGGCCCCCAGCCTCATCCCCTTATCCCTGCTCACCCTTGTCCCCACATTCCCAGTCCAGGGCATGGGTCACTACAGCAGAGGTTCCCAAGTGTGTTCATGAGGGCAAAGCCCCTGGGGCCCAAAGAGAGGACCTGACTGGTTCACACCACACCTGCAGGTGCCTGGGACCCTGTCCCCCTTCCCAGTGTTGTCTCACACCCTCCCCCTCTGACCTCCCACCCTCAGCCACACGCAAGACTCCACAGGGTCCCTCCCACAACCAAGGGCGCTCCTCCTCAGGACACTCCCCTCCCCCTTAGCCCAGCCTGCCCTGTCAACTCCAGGGTCACTTCCTCCACATCTCCTTGTCTGCGCctggcaccaccaccaccagcaccaccccaTCCCCTGCCAGCCTAGCTCAGCTAGCCCCCCACACTGCAGACTGCACACTTGTGGCCAGTTATCTaactttattattactattttcctACCAATCTGCCTCAACAAATCAACACGAGGGCAGGAAACAATCCGTTTGTCTTCCTACCGCATCTCCATTGCCCAGTACATTTGGTCAGCAAAAGtaggaatgaatgagtgaacaggCGGGTGGGTGGGGCCATAagcaattcattcattcagtgagCACCCACTGAGCCATCCTGCACAGGGGCCGTTCCGAGGGCTGGAATGAGAGCACCAGCCGTGCAGTCCCAAGAGATACAGTTATCTTAATGTCCAACAGGAGGAGAGCGGTCGGAAGCACACAAGGGCCAAATGCCACGTGGCAGAGCCTGCTGGCACCTGCCTGGTGCAACAGAGTAGAGGCTGAACTTGCACCTGGGTCCGGCACGCCTGGAACGGAGCCTACATCTCCCACCTTCCCTTGCAGCTCCAGTGGCCCTAGGACGGAGTGTGGGCCATAGGGTGGTTCCTGCCCAGTGTGCGTGGAGGAGGGAGCCATGCAGGCCAGGGACAGTGTAGGAAAAGAGGGAGCCCAGACGGCAGCATCAAGGTTCATGTGTGAGAGGAATAATTTTTCAATCATTTGAATCACCAAACAAATCGCAACTAATCCTCAATGGAATACCTCACCTCCCTGATTCTAAAATGCACACTTTGCACATTTCAACACCTCTGTAGCTCGGGGATGCATCATATAATCTGTagcatcttttttaaatgtttattttcacctacttgagaggcagagtaagagagatgagaaagagatcttccatctgctggttcacccccaaatgcccacaacagccaaggtcaggccaaaaccaggagccaggaactccatctacgcctcccatgtgggtggcagacgccccagtacctgagccatcacctgccacctcccaggtgcactggcaggaagctggatcagaagcagagtaggagcctgccctgtggtgtagcaggtgaagccactgcctgcatctcatatgggtgccagttcaagttccggctgctccacttctgctccagctctctgctgtggcctgggaaagcagtggaggatggcccaagtccttggacccctgcacctgcgtgggagacccagaggaagctcctggctcctggcttccgatcagcacagctcttgccattgtagctaactagggactgaaccagcggatagaagacctctctctttctctctctctctctctctctctgcctctccttctctctctgtgtaactctgactttcaaacaaataaatctttaaaaaaaaaaaaaagagcagagtagccagggctcagacAGGCGCTCTGATAATAGTATTAGGgtgtccaggcagcagcttaacccactgtgccacagcaccagacccaatcAAGAGCATCTTAAAATCACTATGCCATGTTTTAAAGATCACAGCATTGATCAGGGTTGTGTCCTAGGGTCTATGGGATGCAACGCTACATGTTTGCTAAAAATGCAGTAACATGGATATTCACGTAAGTAAAGACCTAAAACCTATGCGTGCTTTTATTTGTAAAGATCGTGGCAAAAGCCAAAAGAAAGGATGGGGATCGTTATTTGAAAGGTCGTCACCCCTAATCCACAGGAGAGCTTGCACAGCCGACTTGGGGTTCCTGCACCCCTGCTAAATgctctttgagttttttttttttaatttatttgaaggggagaagggagggagggagagaaagagagatagagagaatgattttctatctgctggttcactctccaagatggctgagccagactgagagagatagagagaatgattttctatctgctggttcactctccaagatggctgagccagactgaagccagaagccaggaattcctccagggctcccacgtgggtggcagggatccagcacgtgggccatcactgctgcctcccagtgccttagtagggagctgggtcagaagcagagcagccagggctccaaccagcactctgtagggatgctggtgtcacaagcggcccctaacccaccgcaccacaccAGCCCTGCCCCCGGTGGCTGTGGCAGGGTCTGCCTCCCCAACTCAAGCCTCAGCAAGAGTCTTGGAGCTCGGGGAGCAGGCTCGGGACCCTCGAGACCCCAGGGAAGggtgaagggagacagagacagaggaggaagagaggggacaAGACATGAAACTGAGAAAGGAATAGAAGGATGAAATGGATTCAGAAAAGGACACAGGaacgggtgggggcggggagcaggtggGAAAAGGAAATCATAAATTCAGCTCTCAGACCCCCCAAAACAGAGTGCACCCCAGAGCTgctgctgacccagccctgagccctgcccctcccccgaccCTGCCCTTACCCCCTGATTCCACCCTGGGTTTGCCCCGGCCCATCCCTGACCAGTGACCCCTTTCTCACCCAACCACCGGATCCTGACCCTGCCCAGATCCCACGCTGAGCcctccctgacccagccccagcccctgtgtcACTCACGCAGGGGCCTGGGGGAGTCTGAGGCCATGGCCAACATCCTGGAACCCCCTCCAACTGTCATGGAATCCCCCTGCTCCCAGGggcgggccaggctgaatcccTGAGCCCTGCCTGCGGCCACGGCACAGAAACCAAGACACCAACGCCGAGGAGCAGAACTGATCCAGAGAGAAGCTGACCAGCCTCCAGGTAGCCATGAGGTGGCCGAGGTGGGGGGCTGAGCCTATCTGAGGACTGGCCCCGCCCTGCACCTCCCCATGTCCCAGAAGCCTCAGCCTGACCCCCTGGATGCTCAGCCAGCAGCTCCCAACAGCACCCAGGCCGAGAGCCATGACTCTCCCCCGGTCATCTATATCCGCCGGCTCAATGCCCACGACCCCACGCCCATCATCCAGAGCCGTCGGGCCAGCATCTGGGGAACCTCCCCGATAGCAAACACCTCCCAAGTCAACAGCCAAGAGCTGTTCCCAGCTCTCAGAACCCGCCGGGTCAGCATCCAAGAGCCGCTTCCCTCTGGGACCCCCCGCTGGGTCAGCACCCAGGAGCCTCTTCACCCTGGGAGCCCTCGCAGGGTCAGCATTCAGGAGCCGCTTCCCCCCGGGACCCCCCGCCGGGTCAGCATCCAGGAGCCGCCTCCCCCCGGGAGCCCCCGCCGGGTCAGCATCCAGGAGCCGCCTCCCCCCGGGACCCCCCGCCGGGTCAGCATCCAGGAGCCGCCTCCCCCCGGGACCCCCCGCCGGGTCAGCATCCAGGAGCCGCCTCCCTCCGGGACCCCCCGCCGGGTCAGCATCCGAGATGCCTCAGCTTTGCAAAGTCGCAGCTTCAGCTCGCAAACCTCTAGCGTGCTGGGCAGCATGGACTCCACCCTCCAAGGCAGTTCGGTCAACGTGCAGAACTACCTGACGGCCcagaataggaagcagagcctgTCGTCGGCACGGTGCAGCATCGAGGTGCCCCCGTCCATCACCCACAGCCCCGAGGCCAGCATCAGCAGCATTGAGTCTGTCATCTGTGACTCCCTGGACAGCCTCGAGGAGGCCGTGCAGGCTCAGCTGGAGCACAGCACCCTCGAAGGCACCCACAGCTTCACCTCGGTCACCTCCATTGGCGACCTTTCTTCCCggtgagagacagggagctgggctgtAGGCAGAGCTCGGACCACAGCAGCAGACAGGGGTCGGGGCCCGGAAGCCATTGCATCAGAAAGGAGAGGGGTGGCAGGGTTTGGGGCCTGTggggcagggcacaggcagaGACCCGGGTGGGGAGGGTGCGCGGAGGTGGCTGGGGTCGGAAGGCGGGACCAGGGCGGCTGGGTGGGCGGCGGGTCCCGGAGCCGCCGACACGGTGGACCGTCTGCGGCCGGCAGGTTCCAGAAGGGCAGCCaccagtccctgctgcccatatgcTGGCGGCTGCTGCACGAGGCCAAGAAGATCACCCGCTACGTGAGCCTGGTCCTGACGCTGGCCGGCTTGCTGGTCATCAACCTCATctccctgggccagccctggctgcacttCCAGGTGCCGTTGCGGCCCCCCGGGGATCCCGCCGGCCCCCAGACCATCCCCATCGACACCATCATCTTCGTCCGCTGCCCCGACATCTCCTGCCTGCACGAGTATGACCAGAATGCCTGTAAGGCTGACACCGGGCTCTGCGCTCCGGGACACATCTCCCGCGCCTCCTGTCCCTGCGCCTCCTGTCCCTGCGCCTCCTGTCCCCTCACCTCCTGTCCCCGCGCCTCCTGTCCCCACGCCTCCTGTCCCCACGcagtccctgctgccctgggaggcCTCATTGCCCACCTCATGCCCCACAGCACCAACATCCATTCCGGGGGTCCCAACACATCTCCCCTCACCTCCTGTCCCCGCACCTCCTGTCCCCACGCAGTCCCCACTGCCCTGGGAGGTCCCCGCTGCCCACCTCACGCCCCACAGCATCAACATCCATTCCGGGGGTCCCAACACATCTCCCCTCGCCTCCTGTCCCtgcacagtcctggctgcccacctcACACCTTGCGGCATCGACATCCACTCCGGGGATCCCAACCTCAATCTTCTTATAACGAGAATCAACAGCTGTTTGGGGgccgtggggagggagggagagcacacCCCCAGGCTCGCTGGCGGCCCTCCCGCCATGCTCAGACCACAGGGTCCTGCCCCCTCCAGATTTGCTGGACCTCGCCTGGGCCTTCATCGTCTTCTCCAGCATCAGCAGCCTCTGCCTCTTCATCACTCTGGTCAGCACCATCTTCTTCACCACCTCCAACCTGCCTGTGCTCGACTTCTCCATGTTCGTCAGCAGCGTCCTGACAGGTGCGAACCTACGCTGCCCACCTCGGgaaccagggctggccaggagaccccacccccaccccccacattcCAGCCCCTTCCTCATCCCAGCCCACCACCTCCCAGCGACTAATATCAGTCTCCAAGTCAGCCAGGGCTAAGCTCCCCCACCAGCCAGCCTCATCCTCAGCCGCGTCCCCTCCCTGACGCCCAGCCCAtctctcagctgctccatctTCTTGCCAGCCTCCAAGCCATCCGCGTTACGGTCCCCAAGCCGTGCACAAATCTCAAGCCCTGACTTGACTTCATTCCTAGTCATGCTCAATGCTTGTTTCAAGTTCGGCCTATCTCTAACACTTGAACTTTAACCTCAAGCTTCATGCCAGCCCATCTCTGCCTTCTCAAACCTCGACAACCCCATAGAGAACCTCACTCTCAAGATCAACCCCCCATCCCCAGCTGCGTGCTTACCTATATCCAATACCCCCcaacctcagccccagcccttcaACTTCAGCGTCTACTCAGAAGCCAACGCCACCCCAAGTCCTGTCTCCCCACCGCCAGCCGCTCTGAGTCTAGTCCAAGCTGCCTCGCCCCTCTGAGCCACAGTTCTGTCATCTGTAGGGTGGGGATAAAACTTCCTAGCACGTGGCGTTGTCACGAGGACCGAGTTGAAAAGCACCAGTTTTCCCAGGGAGCTGTTTAATTTGCACAAGTCCTGACCGGGATCATCTCTCCACCCCCAGTCAAACACCCAGGATTCATACACTGAGTGGAGCAGCTCCGTTTTCCATGGGCACGCCAAACCGTACTTTTAAACAGCTGGAGTGGCTAGCTTGGAGCTGGGGAATGCTGTGTTCCTGTCCCTTGGGACAACTCCTCCCAACCTCCAGTCGCAGAGCGTTTCTGGAGAGTgagagctaaagccaggaatcaagaacgTTTGACTTCTCGATTCTTTGTAACTGGTGACTTCTCGATTCTTTGTAACTGGTATTTATCCTGTTTGTGTAGGAGCTCTTATTATCTAACTATAAGGTACAAAAGGtgaaaaaacactgttggttTTAAACCATCTAAAACAGAAGCCCGGAATTCAGGACTCGCTACAGGAACCGCGCCAGCCTCAGCACCTCCTCATGACGCCCCTACTGGATGTGGGTCCCACAGTTGTGCCCACTCTAGGCCCAGCGAGACAAACTGGCCGCCCTGGGCTGAGGGGCGGAGCTCTGGTGGCCCCAAAGCCCGTGGCGGTTTCCGATGCCACCCTCGCCTGGCTAAAGGTGGAGACTCATGCTTCCAGCGTGCTGCAGCCTCTTTCCCAACTCTGAGCAGGGGTACAGGGGccgggagggtgaggaggggggaCAGCGAGGCTGACCTCGCACTCGCGTCCGCGCAGGGACCAGTATCATCCTGGGCGTCCTGTTCTACCTGCTGCAGGCCAGCCAGTTCCTGCAGGAAGGCATGACCTACAGGCTGGGCGTCAGCTTCTACCTGGCCTGGATGGGCGTCTTCTTCTTCCTGATGATCGGTCAGGCTGGGGTCTGGTGCTGGGGGGACAGAGCCTGGGATGGGGCACTGGGGGGGACAGAGCCTGGAGTGGGGCACTGGGGGGACAGAGCCTGGGATGGGGCACTGGGGGGGACAGAGCCTGGAGTGGGGCACTGGGGGgacagagcctggggtggggcacTGGGGGGACagatcctggggtgggggcactgtGGGGACAGAGCCTGGGGTCTGGTGCTGGGGGGACAGAGCCTGGGGGGGGCACTGGGGgacagagcctggggtggggcacTGGGGGGACAGAGCCTGGGGTCTGGTGCTGGGGGGACAGAGCCTGGGGTCTGGTGCTGGGGGGACAGAGCCTGGAGTGGGGCACTGGGGGgacagagcctggggtggggcacTGGGGGACAGAGCCTGGAGTGGGGCACTGGGGgacagagcctggggtggggcactgggggggacagagcctggggtggggttACTGGGAGACAGAGTCTGGGGTGGGGCACTGGGGgacagagcctggggtgggggcactgggggacagagcctggggtggggcacTGGGGGGGACAGAGCCTGGTGTCTGGGTGCTGTGAGGgacagagcctggggtggggcactggggggacagagcctggggtggggcacTGGGGGGGACAGAGCCTGGTGTCTGGGTGCTGTGAGGgacagagcctggggtgggggcactgggggacagagcctggggtggggcacTGGGGGGGACAGAGCCTGGTATCTGGGCGCTGTGGGGGACAGAGCCTGTGGTCTGGGTGCTGGGGGACAGAGCCTGGAGTGGGGGTGCTGGGGACAGGACTGGGCAGGGTGGGCctgaggcaggagacagggagaggatgcagaaggggggggggagatggaGTTGAGCTTGGACTGCTGCCtttgggtctggggtctggggtagGCCTGGGGACAGGACCCGGGTCTGGGCTGGTCTCAGGAACTGCCTCAcccgcttcttccctcttcctcaccAGGTCTCCTGTCCTACTTGAATTACAAGAATTTCTGGTCcattctggcactgcagggcaTCTGGATTTAAGACCAGGACCATGTTGGCTCTCAAGGCTCCTGGACAAGCACCTGCGGGTGCGGCTTCTTGCTCCTACCCCACCCCAGACACGGGTCCATTTTCAGTCCTCTCTGATACCCTCAGCCCAGATTaataatctgtatttttaaataacctctggctttgtttatttgtttgtttgtgcaGAACAGTCTTGTATTTAGTTCAGGGCCTTGGACACCCTCCGTGGAGCCGCCATcctgccctgggccagcctccaGCGAAGGGGAGGAACTCAGAGGTCAAggtcagcaaagagctggaccccTGGTCTCTCTGCAGCATGCAGATGGCGGTCAATGTTTGCTGAATagctggctccccacccccaagcccttGGGGATTTATCCTGTGCCTG includes these proteins:
- the LOC127489391 gene encoding RNA-binding protein 33 isoform X5, producing the protein MSQKPQPDPLDAQPAAPNSTQAESHDSPPVIYIRRLNAHDPTPIIQSRRASIWGTSPIANTSQVNSQELFPALRTRRVSIQEPLPSGTPRWVSTQEPLHPGSPRRVSIQEPLPPGTPRRVSIQEPPPPGSPRRVSIQEPPPPGTPRRVSIQEPPPPGTPRRVSIQEPPPSGTPRRVSIRDASALQSRSFSSQTSSVLGSMDSTLQGSSVNVQNYLTAQNRKQSLSSARCSIEVPPSITHSPEASISSIESVICDSLDSLEEAVQAQLEHSTLEGTHSFTSVTSIGDLSSRFQKGSHQSLLPICWRLLHEAKKITRYVSLVLTLAGLLVINLISLGQPWLHFQVPLRPPGDPAGPQTIPIDTIIFVRCPDISCLHEFAGPRLGLHRLLQHQQPLPLHHSGQHHLLHHLQPACARLLHVRQQRPDSPEFRTRYRNRASLSTSS
- the LOC127489391 gene encoding uncharacterized protein isoform X4 translates to MSQKPQPDPLDAQPAAPNSTQAESHDSPPVIYIRRLNAHDPTPIIQSRRASIWGTSPIANTSQVNSQELFPALRTRRVSIQEPLPSGTPRWVSTQEPLHPGSPRRVSIQEPLPPGTPRRVSIQEPPPPGSPRRVSIQEPPPPGTPRRVSIQEPPPPGTPRRVSIQEPPPSGTPRRVSIRDASALQSRSFSSQTSSVLGSMDSTLQGSSVNVQNYLTAQNRKQSLSSARCSIEVPPSITHSPEASISSIESVICDSLDSLEEAVQAQLEHSTLEGTHSFTSVTSIGDLSSRFQKGSHQSLLPICWRLLHEAKKITRYVSLVLTLAGLLVINLISLGQPWLHFQVPLRPPGDPAGPQTIPIDTIIFVRCPDISCLHEFAGPRLGLHRLLQHQQPLPLHHSGQHHLLHHLQPACARLLHVRQQRPDRSPEFRTRYRNRASLSTSS
- the LOC127489391 gene encoding uncharacterized protein isoform X2, whose product is MSQKPQPDPLDAQPAAPNSTQAESHDSPPVIYIRRLNAHDPTPIIQSRRASIWGTSPIANTSQVNSQELFPALRTRRVSIQEPLPSGTPRWVSTQEPLHPGSPRRVSIQEPLPPGTPRRVSIQEPPPPGSPRRVSIQEPPPPGTPRRVSIQEPPPPGTPRRVSIQEPPPSGTPRRVSIRDASALQSRSFSSQTSSVLGSMDSTLQGSSVNVQNYLTAQNRKQSLSSARCSIEVPPSITHSPEASISSIESVICDSLDSLEEAVQAQLEHSTLEGTHSFTSVTSIGDLSSRFQKGSHQSLLPICWRLLHEAKKITRYVSLVLTLAGLLVINLISLGQPWLHFQVPLRPPGDPAGPQTIPIDTIIFVRCPDISCLHEYDQNAYLLDLAWAFIVFSSISSLCLFITLVSTIFFTTSNLPVLDFSMFVSSVLTGTSIILGVLFYLLQASQFLQEGMTYRLGVSFYLAWMGVFFFLMIGLLSYLNYKNFWSILALQGIWI
- the LOC127489391 gene encoding uncharacterized protein isoform X1, which codes for MSQKPQPDPLDAQPAAPNSTQAESHDSPPVIYIRRLNAHDPTPIIQSRRASIWGTSPIANTSQVNSQELFPALRTRRVSIQEPLPSGTPRWVSTQEPLHPGSPRRVSIQEPLPPGTPRRVSIQEPPPPGSPRRVSIQEPPPPGTPRRVSIQEPPPPGTPRRVSIQEPPPSGTPRRVSIRDASALQSRSFSSQTSSVLGSMDSTLQGSSVNVQNYLTAQNRKQSLSSARCSIEVPPSITHSPEASISSIESVICDSLDSLEEAVQAQLEHSTLEGTHSFTSVTSIGDLSSRFQKGSHQSLLPICWRLLHEAKKITRYVSLVLTLAGLLVINLISLGQPWLHFQVPLRPPGDPAGPQTIPIDTIIFVRCPDISCLHEYDQNAYLLDLAWAFIVFSSISSLCLFITLVSTIFFTTSNLPVLDFSMFVSSVLTEARNSGLATGTAPASAPPHDAPTGCGSHSCAHSRPSETNWPPWAEGRSSGGPKARGGFRCHPRLAKGTSIILGVLFYLLQASQFLQEGMTYRLGVSFYLAWMGVFFFLMIGLLSYLNYKNFWSILALQGIWI
- the LOC127489391 gene encoding RNA-binding protein 33 isoform X6 translates to MSQKPQPDPLDAQPAAPNSTQAESHDSPPVIYIRRLNAHDPTPIIQSRRASIWGTSPIANTSQVNSQELFPALRTRRVSIQEPLPSGTPRWVSTQEPLHPGSPRRVSIQEPLPPGTPRRVSIQEPPPPGSPRRVSIQEPPPPGTPRRVSIQEPPPPGTPRRVSIQEPPPSGTPRRVSIRDASALQSRSFSSQTSSVLGSMDSTLQGSSVNVQNYLTAQNRKQSLSSARCSIEVPPSITHSPEASISSIESVICDSLDSLEEAVQAQLEHSTLEGTHSFTSVTSIGDLSSRFQKGSHQSLLPICWRLLHEAKKITRYVSLVLTLAGLLVINLISLGQPWLHFQVPLRPPGDPAGPQTIPIDTIIFVRCPDISCLHEYDQNAYLLDLAWAFIVFSSISSLCLFITLVSTIFFTTSNLPVLDFSMFVSSVLTVKHPGFIH